A single region of the Kwoniella botswanensis chromosome 1, complete sequence genome encodes:
- a CDS encoding iron donor protein CyaY, translating to MASSSRSILSKGFRSISHSQSILRSSAPVPRISSQGQRHGQHPASPLRIPSLSPKRQLRAFTSSSRYQTEQGEKPASTLSPEEYEQVSERDMDILHENLEIYVEQFGENDWEVEYSSGVMTLSLPPHGTYVINKQPPNLQIWMSSPLSGPSRFDYITSKGWVHHRDEKIVFRDLLEQELRELLRRQGKEGEAEEWEGTGL from the exons ATGGCTTCCTCGTCACGATCCATCCTATCTAAAGGCTTTCGATCGATCTCTCATTCGCAGAGTATACTACGTTCCTCAGCTCCTGTACCACGTATCTCCTCTCAAGGTCAGCGACATGGTCAACACCCAGCGTCCCCCTTGCGCATACCGTCATTATCCCCCAAACGACAGCTGAGAGCATTTACGAGTAGCTCCAGGTATCAGACGGAACAAGGAGAGAAACC CGCATCAACATTATCTCCAGAAGAGTACGAGCAAGTCTCTGAACGGGATATGGACATCTTACATGAGAATTTGGAGATTTACGTTGAACAGTTCGGAGAAAATGATTGGGAGGTTGAATATAGT TCCGGCGTAATGACTCTCTCCCTCCCACCTCACGGTACATACGTGATCAACAAGCAACCCCCCAATTTACAAATATGGATGTCATCCCCTTTATCCGGTCCATCGCGATTCGACTACATAACCTCCAAAGGGTGGGTTCACCATCGAGACGAGAAGATCGTATTTAGGGATCTGTTAGAACAGGAGTTGAGGGAGCTGTTGAGGAGACaggggaaggaaggtgaggcggaggaatgggaaggtaCGGGATTATAA